One region of Eupeodes corollae chromosome 1, idEupCoro1.1, whole genome shotgun sequence genomic DNA includes:
- the LOC129943289 gene encoding isocitrate dehydrogenase [NAD] subunit gamma, mitochondrial-like isoform X2 codes for MALRLRRLIQTPLMARSYPLLVTKEKTQEVTHTKSALQKKQTGTDIPSAQYGGRHAVTMLPGGGIGPELMSYVREIFHFSGAPIDFEVIEIDPTTEGNDDLEYAITSIKRNGVALKGNIETKSEDVHETSRNVAIRNELDLYVNVVHCKSLTGIPARHKDVDIVLIRQNTDGEYAMLEHESVKGVVESMKVVTLENAERVARYAFEFARNNNRKKVTTIHKANIMKLSDGLFLEVANKVAREYPELQHNNMIIDNTCMQLVSHPHQFDVMNMTNLYGTIVSNVICGLIGGAGLLSGRNYGDHYAVFEPGTRNTGTAIAGKNIANPVAMINASIDMLNHLGHKQHAKVISEAVHQTIVTDRIFTPDLGGNASSTDVIENILRILSKKRVQ; via the exons ATGGCTCTTCGTTTGAGACGTTTAATTCAAACCCCATTAATGGCTCGG AGTTATCCACTTTTGGTCACGAAAGAAAAGACCCAGGAAGTAACTCACACAAAAAGTGCCCTGCAGAAAAAACAAACG GGAACTGACATTCCTAGCGCTCAATACGGGGGTCGTCATGCTGTTACTATGCTTCCAGGTGGTGGAATTGGCCCCGAACTTATGTCTTATGTTCGCGAGATCTTTCATTTCTCTGGAGCGCCAATCGATTTTGAAGTAATAGAAATCGATCCTACTACAGAGGGAAATGATGATTTGGAGTATGCCATTACTTCAATTAAGCGTAACGGTGTTGCATTGAAGGGAAATATTGAAACTAAGTCAGAGGACGTGCATGAAACTTCCCGTAACGTTGCCATTCGTAACGAATTGGATTTGTATGTGAATGTTGTTCACTGTAAATCATTAACTGGAATTCCTGCAAGACACAAGGACGTTGATATTGTGCTCATTCGTCAAAATACCGATGGTGAATATGCCATGTTGGAACATGAGTCTGTGAAAGGAGTTGTAGAAAGTATGAAGGTAGTGACATTAGAGAACGCCGAGAGAGTTGCCCGTTATGCTTTTGAATTTGCCAGAAATAACAACCGAAAAAAAGTTACAACAATTCATAAGGCCAACATTATGAAGCTTTCAGATGGTCTTTTCTTAGAGGTCGCAAATAAAGTTGCGCGAGAGTATCCTGAATTGCAGCACAACAATATGATTATTGACAACACCTGCATGCAACTTGTTTCTCACCCTCACCAG ttcGATGTTATGAATATGACTAATTTGTACGGAACCATTGTATCAAATGTTATTTGTGGACTAATTGGAGGTGCAGGATTACTGTCAGGACGGAATTATGGGGATCAC TATGCTGTATTCGAACCTGGAACTCGTAACACCGGAACAGCTATAGCTGGAAAAAATATTGCCAATCCCGTTGCGATGATCAACGCAAGTATTGACATGCTCAATCACTTGGGTCATAAACAACACGCTAAAGTTATAAGTGAAGCTGTACATCAAACAATTGTTACTGATCGTATCTTCACCCCAG ATTTGGGTGGAAACGCTAGCAGCACTGATGTTATTGAAAATATCCTAAggattctttcaaaaaaacgaGTTCAATG a
- the LOC129943289 gene encoding isocitrate dehydrogenase [NAD] subunit gamma, mitochondrial-like isoform X1 produces the protein MALRLRRLIQTPLMARSYPLLVTKEKTQEVTHTKSALQKKQTGTDIPSAQYGGRHAVTMLPGGGIGPELMSYVREIFHFSGAPIDFEVIEIDPTTEGNDDLEYAITSIKRNGVALKGNIETKSEDVHETSRNVAIRNELDLYVNVVHCKSLTGIPARHKDVDIVLIRQNTDGEYAMLEHESVKGVVESMKVVTLENAERVARYAFEFARNNNRKKVTTIHKANIMKLSDGLFLEVANKVAREYPELQHNNMIIDNTCMQLVSHPHQFDVMNMTNLYGTIVSNVICGLIGGAGLLSGRNYGDHYAVFEPGTRNTGTAIAGKNIANPVAMINASIDMLNHLGHKQHAKVISEAVHQTIVTDRIFTPDLGGNASSTDVIENILRILSKKRVQWPLENIFSQF, from the exons ATGGCTCTTCGTTTGAGACGTTTAATTCAAACCCCATTAATGGCTCGG AGTTATCCACTTTTGGTCACGAAAGAAAAGACCCAGGAAGTAACTCACACAAAAAGTGCCCTGCAGAAAAAACAAACG GGAACTGACATTCCTAGCGCTCAATACGGGGGTCGTCATGCTGTTACTATGCTTCCAGGTGGTGGAATTGGCCCCGAACTTATGTCTTATGTTCGCGAGATCTTTCATTTCTCTGGAGCGCCAATCGATTTTGAAGTAATAGAAATCGATCCTACTACAGAGGGAAATGATGATTTGGAGTATGCCATTACTTCAATTAAGCGTAACGGTGTTGCATTGAAGGGAAATATTGAAACTAAGTCAGAGGACGTGCATGAAACTTCCCGTAACGTTGCCATTCGTAACGAATTGGATTTGTATGTGAATGTTGTTCACTGTAAATCATTAACTGGAATTCCTGCAAGACACAAGGACGTTGATATTGTGCTCATTCGTCAAAATACCGATGGTGAATATGCCATGTTGGAACATGAGTCTGTGAAAGGAGTTGTAGAAAGTATGAAGGTAGTGACATTAGAGAACGCCGAGAGAGTTGCCCGTTATGCTTTTGAATTTGCCAGAAATAACAACCGAAAAAAAGTTACAACAATTCATAAGGCCAACATTATGAAGCTTTCAGATGGTCTTTTCTTAGAGGTCGCAAATAAAGTTGCGCGAGAGTATCCTGAATTGCAGCACAACAATATGATTATTGACAACACCTGCATGCAACTTGTTTCTCACCCTCACCAG ttcGATGTTATGAATATGACTAATTTGTACGGAACCATTGTATCAAATGTTATTTGTGGACTAATTGGAGGTGCAGGATTACTGTCAGGACGGAATTATGGGGATCAC TATGCTGTATTCGAACCTGGAACTCGTAACACCGGAACAGCTATAGCTGGAAAAAATATTGCCAATCCCGTTGCGATGATCAACGCAAGTATTGACATGCTCAATCACTTGGGTCATAAACAACACGCTAAAGTTATAAGTGAAGCTGTACATCAAACAATTGTTACTGATCGTATCTTCACCCCAG ATTTGGGTGGAAACGCTAGCAGCACTGATGTTATTGAAAATATCCTAAggattctttcaaaaaaacgaGTTCAATG GCCGCTCGAAAACATTTTTAGCCAATTTTGA
- the LOC129943291 gene encoding 60S ribosomal protein L27 translates to MRKIMKQGKIVIVLSGRYAGRKAIIVKTHDDGNAEKQFGHALVAGIDRYPRKVTKKMGKSKLKQKSKIKPFLKVLNYNHLMPTRYVVHDISFDKLSTKEAAKDLKDPVKRKTHRFQTRVKFESTYKEGKNKWFFQKLRF, encoded by the coding sequence ATGAGGAAAATTATGAAGCAGGGTAAAATCGTTATCGTCCTAAGCGGAAGATACGCTGGACGCAAAGCCATCATTGTTAAAACACACGATGATGGAAATGCCGAGAAACAATTCGGACACGCTCTTGTCGCTGGCATTGACAGGTACCCAAGGAAGGTGACAAAAAAGATGGGTAAATCTAAGTTGAAGCAAAAGTCCAAGATTAAGCCTTTCCTGAAAGTGTTGAACTACAATCATTTGATGCCTACTCGTTATGTTGTACATGACATCAGTTTCGATAAATTGTCAACAAAGGAAGCGGCCAAAGACTTGAAAGACCCTGTTAAGAGGAAAACTCATCGTTTCCAGACACGCGTCAAGTTCGAATCCACATACAAGGAGGGCAAGAACAAATGGTTTTTCCAGAAGTTAAGGTTCTAA
- the LOC129943287 gene encoding NADH-ubiquinone oxidoreductase 49 kDa subunit-like: MMVLSAINGIGRRAAMCAVLKQISKSTAAANACYQYRNAATWYPDPEFFKQFSGPVMYPNEATAALKLPPWNSQMSPVEKTVRNLTLNFGPQHPAAHGVLRLVLELDGESVVRADPHIGLLHRGTEKLIEYKTYTQALPYFDRLDYVSMMCNEQCYSLAVEKLLNIEVPLRAKYIRTLFAEITRILNHIMAVGTHALDIGALTPFFWLFEEREKMMEFYERVSGARMHAAYIRPGGVSLDMPIGLMDDIYEFASKFGERLDEVEDVLTTNRIWVQRTEDIGVVSAEDALNYGFSGVMLRGSGIKWDLRKQQPYDAYDLVEFDVPIGSKGDCYDRYLCRVEEMRQSLRIINQCLNQMPAGEIKTDDAKVTPPSRAEMKTSMEALIHHFKLFTQGYQVPPGATYTAIEAPKGEFGVYLVADGSSRPYRCKIKAPGFAHLAALDKIGKRHMLADIVAIIGTLDVVFGEIDR; this comes from the coding sequence atgatggtTTTGTCTGCTATCAATGGCATTGGGAGGAGGGCGGCTATGTGTGCTGTCTTAAAGCAAATAAGTAAGAGTACTGCTGCTGCCAATGCATGTTACCAATACCGAAATGCTGCAACATGGTATCCTGATCCTGAATTTTTCAAGCAGTTCAGTGGCCCCGTAATGTACCCGAACGAAGCCACTGCCGCGCTGAAGCTACCTCCCTGGAACAGTCAAATGTCGCCAGTGGAGAAAACTGTTCGTAACTTAACACTAAATTTTGGACCCCAACATCCAGCCGCTCATGGTGTGTTACGTTTGGTATTAGAACTCGATGGTGAATCCGTTGTACGAGCTGATCCACATATCGGTTTATTGCACCGAGGAACTGAAAAATTAATCGAATACAAAACTTACACTCAGGCCTTGCCGTACTTTGATAGATTGGACTATGTGTCAATGATGTGCAATGAGCAATGTTACTCACTAGCAGTAGAAAAACTTCTAAACATCGAAGTTCCTTTGCGGGCAAAATACATTAGGACTCTGTTTGCTGAGATTACACGTATTCTTAATCATATTATGGCTGTGGGTACTCATGCTCTTGACATTGGAGCATTAACTCCTTTCTTTTGGCTATTCGAAGAACGTGAGAAGATGATGGAATTTTACGAACGCGTTTCAGGCGCTCGTATGCATGCAGCTTATATTCGCCCAGGAGGTGTGTCCCTTGATATGCCAATTGGACTTATGGATGATATATACGAGTTCGCctccaagtttggagaacgtttAGATGAAGTTGAAGATGTACTAACTACTAACCGTATCTGGGTGCAGCGTACTGAAGACATTGGTGTTGTAAGTGCTGAAGATGCTTTGAACTACGGGTTCAGTGGCGTTATGCTTCGTGGATCTGGTATTAAATGGGATTTGCGTAAACAACAACCTTACGATGCCTATGATCTTGTTGAATTTGATGTACCCATTGGCAGCAAAGGCGATTGTTATGATCGATACCTGTGCCGAGTTGAAGAAATGCGACAATCTTTACGTATCATCAATCAGTGTTTGAACCAAATGCCAGCTGGTGAAATCAAGACGGATGACGCTAAAGTCACACCTCCCTCCCGAGCTGAGATGAAAACTTCAATGGAAGCCCTTATTCATCATTTTAAGTTGTTCACTCAGGGATATCAAGTGCCACCTGGAGCCACATATACCGCCATAGAAGCGCCAAAAGGTGAATTTGGAGTATATTTGGTTGCTGATGGGTCAAGTCGTCCTTATCGTTGCAAGATAAAAGCTCCCGGATTCGCTCATTTAGCTGCTTTGGATAAGATTGGTAAAAGGCACATGTTGGCCGATATTGTGGCTATAATCGGAACTCTTGACGTTGTATTTGGAGAGATTGATCGGTAA